In Malania oleifera isolate guangnan ecotype guangnan chromosome 8, ASM2987363v1, whole genome shotgun sequence, a single window of DNA contains:
- the LOC131162622 gene encoding uncharacterized protein LOC131162622, translating to MKGVMRFGRKGKPSPGYVGLFKILEKGGLVAYKIASPLALSRIHDVFHMSVLRRYVPNPSHVIIYESLELRDMLAYEELLVQILDHREQKLRTKRIPLVKVWWRNLAIEAQWELEPEIRHKYPHLFRDAQC from the coding sequence atgaaaggggtgatgaggtttggtaggaagggtaagcCGAGCCCTGGGTACGTCGGACTGTTCAAGATTCTGGAGAAAGGTGGTTTGGTGGCGTACAAGATAGCATCACCACTCGCATTGTCTAGGATACATGATGTGTTCCACATGTCCGtgcttaggaggtatgttccaaatccttcgcatgtgatcatTTACGAGTCATTAGAGCTCAGGGACATGTTAGCATATGAGGAGCTACTAGTTCAGATCCTAGATCATAGAGAGCAGAAGTTACGTACAAAGaggattcctttagtaaaagtatGGTGGCGTAATCTCGCAATAGAAGCCCAATGGGAGTTAGAGCCAGAGATACGTCATAAGTATCCTCATCTTTTCAGAGACGCCCAATGCTAG